The following coding sequences are from one Mycobacterium bourgelatii window:
- a CDS encoding alpha/beta fold hydrolase: protein MLIRSGTASHDAIDIYFEDLGDPEAPPVLLIMGLGAQLPMWPDGFCVRLVNAGFRVIRFDHRDTGLSAKVHGQRAQGSLYRRIGRYMLGKPSPVPYTLIDMTQDVVGLLDHLSIDRAHVVGASLGGMIAQILAGSEPDRVASLGIIMSSTGKALSAPPSWRVLKLRFDTPPPDAPVEDKLAYEVRNIAVFNGPNFLPSEEELRQRVRQLAERCTYPPGVLRQFDAMLGTGSLLRYSKAITAPTVVLHGSHDPMVRPRNGRAVAATIPGARFVVLDGMGHDLPRPVWRPIVEVLTENFALAE, encoded by the coding sequence GTGCTCATCCGTAGCGGCACGGCGTCGCACGACGCGATAGACATCTACTTCGAGGACCTCGGCGACCCAGAGGCCCCACCCGTGCTTCTCATCATGGGTTTGGGCGCCCAGCTGCCCATGTGGCCCGACGGGTTTTGCGTGCGACTTGTCAACGCCGGCTTCCGCGTCATCCGCTTCGACCATCGCGACACCGGCTTGTCGGCCAAGGTGCACGGGCAGCGTGCCCAAGGTTCGCTCTACCGCCGAATCGGCCGATACATGTTGGGCAAGCCGAGCCCGGTGCCCTACACCCTGATCGACATGACTCAGGACGTGGTCGGGCTGCTGGATCACCTGAGCATCGACCGCGCCCACGTCGTCGGCGCTTCGTTGGGCGGCATGATCGCGCAAATCCTGGCCGGCAGCGAACCCGACCGAGTGGCGTCGCTGGGCATCATCATGTCGTCCACCGGCAAGGCGCTGTCCGCACCGCCGTCCTGGCGAGTACTCAAGCTGAGGTTCGACACACCGCCGCCAGACGCGCCGGTCGAGGACAAACTCGCCTACGAAGTACGCAACATAGCGGTGTTCAACGGGCCGAACTTCTTACCGTCCGAGGAGGAGCTGCGGCAGCGGGTCCGCCAGTTGGCCGAGCGCTGCACCTACCCGCCCGGCGTCTTGCGCCAGTTCGACGCCATGCTGGGCACCGGCAGCCTGCTCCGGTACAGCAAGGCGATCACCGCGCCGACGGTGGTGTTGCACGGTTCGCACGATCCGATGGTGCGGCCACGCAACGGACGTGCGGTTGCCGCGACGATCCCCGGCGCCCGGTTCGTCGTCCTCGACGGCATGGGCCACGACCTCCCCCGACCGGTGTGGCGGCCGATCGTGGAGGTCCTCACCGAGAACTTCGCGCTCGCGGAGTAG
- a CDS encoding DinB family protein has protein sequence MTDERSALREFLAYHQSAYFAVSYGLTDEQARSTPSVSALSIGGLIKHATGMQRSWMARVAAAPGSPPTDKRPFEERARAMADEHVMRPDETLDSLLRAFEIQNAESLRLVATADLDAPVPVPKDAPWFPKNIDAWSVRWVILHVINELARHAGHADIIRESIDGATMYELIAGLEHWEPRPWITPWTPPVQAQ, from the coding sequence GTGACCGACGAACGCAGCGCCCTGCGCGAGTTCTTGGCCTACCACCAAAGCGCCTACTTCGCGGTGTCCTACGGCCTCACCGATGAACAAGCCCGGTCGACCCCGTCGGTCAGTGCGCTGTCCATCGGCGGGCTGATCAAGCACGCGACGGGAATGCAGCGCAGTTGGATGGCCCGCGTGGCCGCCGCGCCCGGCTCACCACCTACAGACAAGCGTCCGTTCGAGGAGCGGGCCAGGGCCATGGCCGACGAGCACGTGATGCGTCCGGACGAAACACTGGATTCGCTGTTGCGGGCTTTCGAGATCCAAAACGCGGAGTCGCTGAGGCTGGTGGCGACCGCGGATCTGGACGCGCCGGTGCCGGTCCCCAAGGACGCCCCGTGGTTTCCCAAAAATATCGACGCCTGGTCGGTGCGCTGGGTCATCCTGCACGTGATCAACGAGTTGGCTCGGCATGCCGGGCACGCCGACATCATCCGCGAGTCCATCGACGGCGCCACCATGTATGAGTTGATCGCGGGATTGGAGCACTGGGAACCTCGGCCCTGGATCACGCCGTGGACGCCACCAGTGCAAGCCCAGTAA
- a CDS encoding DinB family protein translates to MTNLSAYLADQLDWHWQGQLRPRLDGLTDDEYFWQPVPNCWTVHRDGTVDFAFPPPDPAPFTTIAWRLAHVIVGVFAMRNHSHFGAPPADYSNWDYATDADTALRQLDDVYATWISGVRSLSEADLDRPCGPAEGPYADRAFIELVLHINREAIHHGAEIACLRDLYLHQED, encoded by the coding sequence ATGACCAACTTGAGTGCATACCTGGCCGACCAGCTCGACTGGCATTGGCAGGGCCAGCTACGCCCTCGACTGGACGGCCTCACCGATGACGAATACTTCTGGCAACCCGTACCCAACTGTTGGACGGTGCATCGCGACGGGACGGTGGACTTCGCCTTTCCCCCACCCGATCCGGCACCCTTCACCACGATCGCGTGGCGCCTGGCGCATGTCATCGTCGGCGTCTTCGCCATGCGCAACCACAGCCATTTCGGCGCACCCCCGGCCGACTATTCCAACTGGGACTATGCGACCGACGCCGACACCGCGCTGCGACAACTCGACGATGTCTACGCGACGTGGATCAGCGGGGTGCGATCGCTGTCGGAGGCCGATCTGGACCGCCCGTGCGGTCCGGCCGAAGGACCGTACGCCGACCGTGCCTTCATCGAGCTGGTCCTGCACATTAATCGGGAGGCCATTCATCACGGGGCCGAAATCGCTTGCCTGCGAGACCTTTACCTGCATCAGGAGGACTGA